The Meiothermus sp. genome segment GAAGAGTTCCTCAGTCTGGTGTCTACCCTGCAAAGCAGCCCCATCCCAAAAAGCCAGACCGAGCAGGTCTGATACCGGATTCAAAAAGATAATCATCCAAACCAAAGATCCCCCAGAGGTTGTCTTTTTGAATCCAGAAGCCCACCCTTCCAAGGGGCGGTATCGCTCTCTGCTACGCGGATCACTCCGGTCGGGTTGGTTCGTTAGCGTTCGGTAGCGAATCTGAATCTGGTACGAGTTTTGCGAAACCTACGCCTTCGCTGGCTCCTGGGCGGGTTCGTTCAACACCGGGAAGCTATGGCGGTTGTGCATAATGCGCACGGCAAAGTCGTAGGTGAAGTAGCTGTAGGCCCAGTTGGACAGCACCATCATGCGGTTGCGAAAGCCAATCAGGTAATAAAGGTGTACCGCCAGCCAGGCCCCCCAGGCCGGAAAACCGTGCATTTTCAGGTGGCCAATCTCGGCGATGGCATGGCTGCGCCCCAGGGTTGCCATGCTGCCCTTGTCTTTGTATCGGAAGACCTGTTTCTCTTGCCCGCGCAGCTCCCGCAGGATGTTTTGGGCTGCCAGCACCCCTTGCTGCATGGCAGTGGGGGCTACCTGGGGATGAGGCCGGCCGTCTTTGTGCTCCAAAAAGTTCATGTCACCCGCCACATAGACGGAGGGGTGCTCGGGCACGTACAGCTCGGGGGTGGTTGCCACCCGGTTGCCCCGGGTAATGGGCAGCCCCGGCAGAGCCTGTCCGGTTACCCCTGCGCTCCAGACCACGGTAAAGCTTGGGATGGTAGAGCCGCTTTGCAGACGAACGGCATCCGGGGTCACTTCGGTCACCCGCTCGCCAAACCGCAGCTCCACCCCCAGCTTTTCCAGGAAACGCTGCGCATACTGTGCCGATGAAGGCGCAAAAGCATCCAACAGGCGGGTGCTGTTTTCAATCAGGATGACCCGGATTTCGGAGAGATCGAGGTCGGGGTAGTCGCGGGCAATTACATGTCGGCGCACCTCACCCAGCGCCCCGGCCAGCTCCACCCCGGTCGGCCCACCGCCTACCACCACAAAGGTCAGCAGGGCCTTGCGCCTCTCGGGGTCGGAGGTACGCACTGCCTCTTCGCAGGCCGAGAGAATCCGGTCGCGGATTTTCATGGCATCCTCGAGGTCTTTGAGGCCATAGCCGTACCTGGCGACGCCCGGTAAGCCAAAGTCGTTGGTGCGGGTGCCGGTACCGACCATCAGATAGTCGTAGGGCACCGGACGACCCTCCACCCACAAGACCCGTGCTTTGGGGTCTACCCCCTCGGCTGTGCCCAGCAGGAAGCGGGCGTTTTTGTGTTTGCGCAGGAAAGCCCGTACCGGAAAGGCAATCTGGGGGGCCTCGAGGCCCGCCGTGGCCACCTGGTACAACAGCGGCTGAAACAGGTGGTAGTTGTTGCGGTCTACCAGCGTGACCTGCACCCCCGGTTCACGGGAAAGCACACGCACCGCGTGCAAACCAGCAAAACCAGCTCCCAGCACCACCACGTGTTTACCACTCATCTGGATCCTCCTCGGGACACCCTCCTGGGCTTAGCCAGGGACTTTTGTCCCTTTAGACGGATTGTACTTCTTTTCACAAGACACCAGGAAAGCTTCCTTACATTTTGCGGCCCTGCACTTGTGCCCAGGCTGCCCGTCTAGCGCTGCTGAAAACTCCGCTCGATCAGGGTCAATAAGAGCATGCACAAACCCATCAACACCACCGCCAAGACCACGGCTTCATAAAAAGGCAACGCGCCTGGTCTGCCCAGCCGCTCGTAGATGGCCAGAGAAAGGGTGGCCCATTCGGGGCGTTGCAGGGTCAGGGTGGCGCCAAACTCGCCCATAATCGCGGCCAGAGCCAGCGCCGCCCCGGAAAGCGCCGATTTCTGCACCAGGGGCCACTCTACCCGTACAAAGCGACGCCAGGGGCCCGCGCCCAGCACCCGAGCTGCCTCCACAACCCCTTTGGGCATGGCCCGCAAAGCGGGCAGCAAGGCCCGCCCCAACAAGGGGTAGCTGAGCAGCGCATAGGCTGCAATCAGAACCAGGAGCGAACCGCGCAACCCCGGATAGGCCAGCAGGTAGCCCAGTCCGATGGCTACCGGCGAGACCATCAGCGGCAGCAGACCCAGCCCATCCAGTAAGCGGTGTCCGCGCCAGACCGCGTAGGCATACAGGACACCCAGGGGCAGCACCAGCAGAAGGGCCAGGCCAGCAAAACCCAGGGTGTTGAGCAGGGCCAGCATGCCAGGGGTAAAGTCGGGGTTGTGCCACACGCTCACCCAGGCTTGGGGTCGCTCGAGGGCCCGCAGCAGCAAGCTCCAGAGGGGGCTATAAAGCACCAGAAAGAACCCCCAAACCAGGAGCGCAAGACCTATGGCTTTGCGGGGTGCCAGCGGCAAGGGGGTGCCATAGCCGCCAATGCCCAGTACCAGCCGTTCTTGCAGGCGCAGATAGACCGTCAAGACCAGAAGGGTCACGGCCAGTTGCATCAGCACCAGGGCCGTGGCCTCGGGGAAGGCCAGCCGCTGGGCCAGGGCGTAATAGGTTTCGACCTCGAGCGTCGCCCAGCGGGGCCCGCCCAGCAAGAGCGGCACTCCAAAACTGGTAAAGCTGTACAGGAACACCAGGCTGCCTCCCGAAAAAAGGGCAGGCCCCAGCAGTGGGATACCTACCCGCCAGTAGGCCCGCAGTGGGGTAGCGCCCAGGGTGCGGGCAGCGGCCAGGGGGGTTTGCAGAGCCGGCAGCAAAGCCACCAGGGGCCGCAGCACCAGGCCCAGGTTATAGAGCATACTGGCCCAGAACAGCACCCAGGCGGTGCCGTATAGGTTGAGACCCAGCATTCCCTTCGGCCCCACCAGGCTCAGGAAGCCCATCGCCACGACCAGGGTAGGCAGCACAAACGGCACGATGGAAAAACCCAGCAGAAACTCCCGCCCAGGGAAGCGATAGCGAAAGGCATAGGCCAGTGGCAGGGCCAGCCCGATGCACAAGAGCGACGAGCCCAGCCCGTAGGCCAGGCTCCATACCAGCCGCGAAGCGTAGTAGGGGTTGGCCAAAGCTACCTGCAACCCCTCCCCCAAGCCGAGCGCCATTATGCGCCCCAGGGGGTAAACCAGGGCCAGGGCCAGGAAAACCAGCACCGGCAGGCCCAGCCACCCGTGCAGGTT includes the following:
- a CDS encoding iron ABC transporter permease, which encodes MQTPKGTSRPHANLHGWLGLPVLVFLALALVYPLGRIMALGLGEGLQVALANPYYASRLVWSLAYGLGSSLLCIGLALPLAYAFRYRFPGREFLLGFSIVPFVLPTLVVAMGFLSLVGPKGMLGLNLYGTAWVLFWASMLYNLGLVLRPLVALLPALQTPLAAARTLGATPLRAYWRVGIPLLGPALFSGGSLVFLYSFTSFGVPLLLGGPRWATLEVETYYALAQRLAFPEATALVLMQLAVTLLVLTVYLRLQERLVLGIGGYGTPLPLAPRKAIGLALLVWGFFLVLYSPLWSLLLRALERPQAWVSVWHNPDFTPGMLALLNTLGFAGLALLLVLPLGVLYAYAVWRGHRLLDGLGLLPLMVSPVAIGLGYLLAYPGLRGSLLVLIAAYALLSYPLLGRALLPALRAMPKGVVEAARVLGAGPWRRFVRVEWPLVQKSALSGAALALAAIMGEFGATLTLQRPEWATLSLAIYERLGRPGALPFYEAVVLAVVLMGLCMLLLTLIERSFQQR
- a CDS encoding NAD(P)/FAD-dependent oxidoreductase — its product is MSGKHVVVLGAGFAGLHAVRVLSREPGVQVTLVDRNNYHLFQPLLYQVATAGLEAPQIAFPVRAFLRKHKNARFLLGTAEGVDPKARVLWVEGRPVPYDYLMVGTGTRTNDFGLPGVARYGYGLKDLEDAMKIRDRILSACEEAVRTSDPERRKALLTFVVVGGGPTGVELAGALGEVRRHVIARDYPDLDLSEIRVILIENSTRLLDAFAPSSAQYAQRFLEKLGVELRFGERVTEVTPDAVRLQSGSTIPSFTVVWSAGVTGQALPGLPITRGNRVATTPELYVPEHPSVYVAGDMNFLEHKDGRPHPQVAPTAMQQGVLAAQNILRELRGQEKQVFRYKDKGSMATLGRSHAIAEIGHLKMHGFPAWGAWLAVHLYYLIGFRNRMMVLSNWAYSYFTYDFAVRIMHNRHSFPVLNEPAQEPAKA